In a single window of the Deltaproteobacteria bacterium HGW-Deltaproteobacteria-6 genome:
- a CDS encoding DNA (cytosine-5-)-methyltransferase has translation MFIDINEAFNTIAHLDNIKLNQKTKENVFKKAVITHWLHGEIPNAWANKETQRHWCDCLGFDKKPIVIYSAVPFPPIPVNVTPQFRFIDLFAGIGGFRIALQELGGKCVFSSEWNAAAQQTYFRNFGEFPFGDIREFTSTEVSDQRLKKLIPDHEILAAGFPCQPFSHAGVSARSSIGKSHGFECKTQGTLFFDICRIVKEKEPKVLFLENVKNLQSHDSGRTFDTIKESIDKLGYDFSSDVIDASCEVPQHRERCYMVCFRKELKIKFEFPKFPDKKKKLKEILEDNVSEKYTISDRLWKGHIDRSARNVARGTGFTAYAVDLNRPSNTLVARYGKDGKECLIPQDGKNPRMLTPRECARLQGFHEKFIFPDARTPAYHQFGNAVVVPVIRKIAYTIVQQLNNKKGE, from the coding sequence ATGTTTATTGATATTAACGAGGCGTTTAACACAATAGCACATCTTGATAATATAAAATTGAACCAAAAAACAAAAGAAAATGTATTCAAGAAAGCTGTTATCACACACTGGCTTCATGGTGAAATACCAAATGCCTGGGCTAATAAGGAAACACAGCGTCATTGGTGTGATTGTTTGGGCTTTGATAAAAAACCTATCGTGATTTATAGTGCAGTCCCATTTCCCCCAATTCCCGTAAATGTAACTCCTCAATTCAGGTTTATAGATTTATTTGCAGGGATTGGCGGCTTTAGAATTGCTCTTCAAGAACTTGGCGGCAAATGCGTTTTCAGCAGTGAATGGAATGCGGCAGCACAACAGACTTATTTTAGAAACTTTGGCGAATTCCCATTTGGTGACATAAGGGAATTTACATCCACAGAAGTCTCTGATCAACGGCTAAAAAAGTTGATTCCAGATCATGAAATCTTAGCCGCTGGATTCCCGTGTCAACCATTCAGTCATGCTGGTGTTTCAGCGCGTTCTTCTATCGGTAAAAGTCATGGTTTTGAATGTAAAACACAGGGAACACTTTTTTTTGATATATGCAGAATTGTTAAAGAGAAAGAACCAAAGGTTTTATTTTTAGAAAATGTTAAAAATCTTCAAAGCCATGATTCTGGAAGAACTTTTGATACAATCAAAGAATCAATTGATAAACTGGGATATGATTTTAGTTCTGATGTGATTGATGCTTCATGTGAAGTGCCTCAACATCGCGAACGCTGTTACATGGTTTGCTTTAGAAAGGAATTAAAGATTAAATTTGAATTTCCTAAATTCCCTGACAAGAAAAAAAAGCTGAAAGAGATATTGGAAGATAATGTATCTGAAAAATATACAATTTCCGATCGATTATGGAAAGGCCACATAGATAGATCGGCTAGAAATGTTGCCCGTGGAACTGGCTTCACAGCTTACGCAGTTGATTTAAATAGACCATCTAATACCCTTGTTGCCCGATATGGAAAAGATGGAAAAGAATGCTTAATTCCTCAAGATGGTAAAAACCCCCGCATGCTTACACCGCGCGAATGTGCACGCCTTCAGGGCTTTCACGAAAAGTTTATATTTCCTGACGCAAGAACGCCGGCATATCACCAGTTTGGTAATGCTGTTGTTGTCCCTGTAATAAGAAAAATTGCATATACGATTGTACAACAACTTAACAATAAGAAAGGTGAATGA
- a CDS encoding transcriptional regulator has protein sequence MAHEKKLQSKMIRLGQILRIFMEKEKVSSTWLSDYFRTTPRTIQRDLLLLKNSGFPVHEIQKGQYKLSKDLIKNLEVFDDTELALMVALKNIVGQLGQPFQKAADDILDHLYDCVTTMPVFVKIDDAIPMDTSFINRMVKAIREKRQVGFQYGGNKGSHAVQMEPYRVVYYGGFWYLIGNEPSTGLLKRYALDRIRDLKLLKSGFKSIPENLDAVLRGSANIWFSGKANLEVKVLIDSKVSHYFKRRKMFPTQEIKEERPDGSLVVTFHVGHYEAIRDILKSWIPHIIILEPEEFKRSLIENVSDWLKHQTNESSA, from the coding sequence ATGGCCCATGAGAAGAAATTGCAGTCGAAAATGATCCGGCTAGGGCAGATCCTCAGGATCTTCATGGAGAAGGAAAAAGTTTCCAGCACCTGGCTGAGTGATTATTTCCGAACGACTCCCCGGACGATCCAGCGCGACTTGCTGCTTTTGAAGAATTCCGGTTTTCCGGTTCATGAAATCCAGAAAGGCCAGTATAAGTTAAGCAAGGACCTGATCAAGAACCTGGAAGTTTTCGATGATACTGAACTGGCACTGATGGTGGCCCTGAAGAATATTGTTGGACAATTAGGACAGCCTTTCCAGAAAGCCGCGGATGACATTCTTGACCATCTTTATGACTGTGTGACGACCATGCCGGTGTTTGTAAAGATCGACGACGCCATTCCCATGGACACTTCTTTCATTAACCGGATGGTGAAGGCCATTCGGGAGAAAAGGCAGGTCGGTTTTCAGTATGGAGGCAATAAAGGGTCACATGCCGTCCAGATGGAGCCTTACCGGGTCGTCTATTACGGCGGGTTCTGGTACCTGATCGGCAATGAACCCTCAACAGGGCTCCTCAAGCGTTACGCCCTGGATAGGATCAGGGATTTAAAGCTGTTAAAATCCGGGTTCAAGTCAATTCCGGAGAATTTGGACGCTGTCCTTAGGGGTAGCGCCAATATCTGGTTTTCCGGAAAGGCAAACCTGGAAGTCAAAGTCCTGATTGACTCAAAGGTCAGCCATTATTTTAAGCGTCGGAAGATGTTCCCGACCCAGGAGATCAAAGAGGAAAGGCCGGACGGATCATTGGTCGTCACTTTCCATGTGGGACATTACGAGGCCATCCGCGATATCCTTAAATCCTGGATTCCGCATATCATAATACTTGAACCAGAGGAGTTCAAAAGATCGCTGATAGAGAATGTTTCGGACTGGCTGAAACATCAGACTAATGAAAGTTCCGCATAA
- a CDS encoding ADP-ribosyl-(dinitrogen reductase) hydrolase: MVKTSVLHPLRIDELKIPGGSGVIGMTLCPGKKINSALSGVWNRDLDMDLQAIQVWGARALVNLMEEHEYDLLRIPDYPNKICFYPMEYFHLPIVDVHPPDERFITLWESAGPKLRQILMDGGKILIHCRGGLGRTGMVAAQLLVEMGMPQQEAIHTVRKARKGTIETVNQEKYVLQCRPVHNRMSVAHFSGCLLGGAAGDALGAAVEFDSIQTIRGKYGQTGISNFVTCYGRKGAITDDTQMTLFTVEGFLRAHCREVQHGISASYDDMVHRAYLRWLATQNIKSAHENYDVSQNGWLLTVKELHARRAPGNTCLSALRSDKMGTIKEPINDSKGCGGVMRAAPAGLFGAVDSHFTTPKDKLKAIFKLGCETAAITHGHPSGYLPAGCLAGIIANIISRQSIEEAIKQILPVLRKYKGHEETQNNIQLALDLWKKKKLMPCPETIEMMGGGWVGEEALAISLYCALAAEGDFEKGICLAVNHSGDSDSTGSITGNILGAALGQNAIPSQWLEELELKNVIEEVASDLLVLFKDKDEWRNKYPGF; encoded by the coding sequence ATGGTTAAAACGAGTGTTTTGCATCCATTGCGGATTGATGAATTGAAGATCCCCGGGGGATCGGGTGTCATCGGAATGACGCTGTGTCCCGGCAAAAAAATTAACAGTGCATTGTCCGGGGTATGGAATCGTGATCTGGATATGGATCTGCAAGCGATTCAGGTGTGGGGTGCGCGGGCGCTGGTCAACCTGATGGAAGAACACGAATATGATCTGTTACGCATTCCGGATTATCCAAATAAAATCTGTTTTTATCCGATGGAATATTTTCATCTGCCGATAGTTGATGTGCATCCGCCCGATGAAAGGTTTATTACACTATGGGAAAGTGCTGGGCCGAAGTTGCGTCAAATCCTGATGGACGGCGGCAAGATTCTGATACATTGCCGCGGCGGTCTGGGAAGGACAGGCATGGTGGCGGCGCAGCTGCTGGTCGAGATGGGCATGCCTCAACAGGAGGCGATCCATACAGTGCGCAAAGCACGTAAAGGCACGATAGAAACAGTCAATCAGGAAAAGTATGTTTTGCAGTGCAGACCGGTCCATAACCGAATGAGTGTAGCCCATTTCTCGGGTTGTCTGCTGGGAGGCGCTGCAGGCGACGCGCTGGGTGCTGCCGTCGAATTTGATTCCATCCAGACGATCAGGGGGAAATACGGTCAAACCGGCATCAGTAATTTCGTGACCTGTTATGGGCGAAAAGGAGCGATTACGGATGATACCCAGATGACTCTCTTCACAGTGGAAGGATTCCTTCGTGCCCATTGCCGGGAAGTTCAGCACGGCATTTCTGCATCATATGATGATATGGTTCATCGTGCCTATCTGCGATGGCTGGCAACTCAAAACATAAAATCTGCGCATGAAAATTATGATGTGTCCCAAAACGGGTGGCTGTTGACGGTCAAAGAACTTCACGCCCGGCGAGCGCCGGGCAATACTTGTCTTTCTGCTTTGCGAAGCGACAAGATGGGCACAATCAAAGAGCCGATCAATGACAGTAAGGGTTGCGGCGGTGTTATGCGGGCTGCACCGGCGGGGCTGTTTGGTGCGGTGGATAGCCATTTCACCACACCGAAAGATAAGCTTAAAGCCATTTTCAAACTGGGTTGTGAAACTGCTGCGATCACACACGGTCATCCATCGGGATACCTTCCCGCCGGCTGTCTGGCAGGAATTATCGCTAACATCATTTCCCGGCAAAGTATCGAGGAAGCGATAAAACAGATTCTTCCAGTGCTCAGAAAATACAAGGGGCATGAAGAAACACAAAACAACATTCAACTGGCACTGGATTTATGGAAGAAGAAAAAACTCATGCCCTGCCCGGAAACAATTGAAATGATGGGCGGAGGCTGGGTGGGTGAAGAAGCCCTGGCCATTTCTCTTTATTGTGCACTTGCGGCGGAAGGGGATTTCGAAAAAGGTATTTGCCTTGCCGTCAATCATAGCGGGGATTCGGACAGCACCGGCTCGATTACCGGCAATATTCTGGGAGCGGCGCTCGGTCAGAATGCCATTCCATCGCAATGGCTTGAAGAATTGGAGCTGAAAAATGTCATTGAAGAAGTAGCGAGCGACTTGCTTGTGCTTTTTAAAGATAAGGATGAGTGGCGGAACAAGTACCCCGGATTTTAA
- a CDS encoding restriction endonuclease — protein sequence MPKPFLLLAGISGTGKTRFVREQAKASAAIHAMAAGSNYCLVPVRPDWHEPSDLLGYISRIGSDGPRYVATDLLRFIVKAWKHSAASATGENIVCKASDEICPFWLCLDEMNLAPVEQYFADYLSVVETRVWKAGIYKCDPLLKGDVIRELESAAQDELWRKLDIGGDDEQSIGLKKYFSVVGIPLPPNLIVAGTVNMDETTHGFSRKVIDRALTIDFGEFYPNRYNEFFIPETCSKTLGFPLLSQIERDDLISVAIDPDGQKTINFLETVNGILRGTPFELAYRALNEALLSVVCFNPSDDKLLQAVWDDFLMMKVLPRIEGDAEKLDYQDNFSLLTRLSDILKDSLTDICNVGRPDLLCVSATDGTVVQASCRSIKKLEWMQKRLEKNGFTTFWP from the coding sequence CTGCCTAAACCCTTCCTTCTGCTGGCTGGAATATCGGGGACAGGCAAAACCCGATTTGTCCGCGAACAGGCAAAAGCATCAGCCGCCATTCATGCTATGGCTGCAGGTAGTAACTATTGTCTTGTACCCGTCCGCCCCGACTGGCATGAACCGTCAGATTTACTCGGTTACATTTCCCGGATCGGCTCTGACGGTCCTCGGTACGTGGCAACCGATCTTCTGAGATTCATTGTCAAGGCCTGGAAACACTCTGCAGCATCGGCAACCGGTGAAAATATTGTCTGCAAAGCTTCCGATGAAATATGCCCCTTCTGGCTATGCTTGGATGAGATGAATCTGGCGCCGGTCGAGCAGTATTTCGCCGATTATCTATCAGTTGTCGAAACACGAGTATGGAAGGCGGGTATCTATAAATGCGATCCTCTTCTCAAAGGAGATGTGATCAGAGAGCTGGAGTCGGCTGCACAGGATGAACTCTGGCGGAAACTTGACATTGGAGGGGACGATGAACAGTCTATCGGACTGAAAAAATATTTTTCGGTTGTAGGCATTCCACTACCTCCAAACCTGATAGTTGCCGGCACGGTAAACATGGATGAAACAACTCATGGATTTTCGCGTAAGGTGATTGACCGCGCCTTGACAATTGATTTTGGTGAATTCTACCCCAACCGTTATAATGAGTTTTTCATTCCCGAAACCTGTTCAAAAACACTGGGCTTCCCCCTTCTGTCGCAGATTGAACGGGACGATCTGATATCGGTGGCTATAGACCCTGACGGACAGAAAACAATTAACTTCCTAGAAACAGTCAACGGGATCCTCAGGGGAACTCCATTTGAACTCGCCTACCGTGCCCTGAACGAGGCTTTGCTCTCGGTGGTATGTTTCAATCCTTCTGATGACAAACTGCTTCAGGCGGTCTGGGACGACTTCCTTATGATGAAGGTGCTGCCAAGAATCGAAGGAGATGCGGAAAAACTTGATTATCAGGACAATTTCAGCCTGCTGACCCGTCTATCGGATATTCTGAAAGACAGTTTAACTGATATCTGTAATGTTGGACGGCCTGACCTTCTGTGTGTTTCAGCAACTGACGGCACGGTTGTACAGGCATCCTGCCGTTCCATAAAAAAACTGGAGTGGATGCAGAAACGTCTGGAAAAAAACGGTTTTACAACTTTCTGGCCATAG
- a CDS encoding helicase produces MKTIKKIKKITPQINTAQPDTPKTDHIANRNRMVLALRREMMGPAPFGRPVDCSGDKIICENIESLYNPNVQTKPYNEILKGESPHRRYGVGVLYPAGKLNVEDEDPDESGTMAETPGEEGIAKECLKNLEKIIDTIGSGGPEKETEDFDISLANLARPCSMGISFLAELKDDCSITITAKGGRYRRREAVHTRSGKTALWWLRSNVKITASFKSESILKKNGIIQPDVMPVAVNCDGLNIRIELFSRPAPSDGEGSSHLRLLTACIVNRTCMKQGDSLDENCLFQSRFIVKALDCHGADVIHPYPEPELRSANEEEQSLRLLYRKSLTFATGHGCAADWDSQEGAIHASAVKAVPFPVFETASITPQIFREDGSELLVSMTPLAGLGEKDNGMSSLEEVVERYGLWIVKKEKEVQGLPAEYTSAARLHLEQCRRCHERMLDGLSYLKTDKEAAKAFQLANHAILLQQIRSFRESRTPEWNEGQKRILFKNKFISPDPCNPEYGRGTWRPFQIAFILMTVRSCSDDSSPDPFIKGYDNRNTVELIWFPTGGGKTEAYLGLTAFALFMRRMKNKEDTGTHVLMRYTLRLLTAQQFQRAAGLICAMEALRRDNEDLLGPHEYSIGIWLGGDTTPNTRQEAIQQYRKLIQGWTDAEYNFVLLRCPWCGAQIGSFDIRQNTGRGRGSRGRNQQNTQLLGLDQRNNTIVLHCADPDCSFSKKLPVYVIDEDIYEKPPSLVIGTVDKFAMLAWKPEASALFGIGPDGKRMTSPPGLIIQDELHLITGPLGSMAGLYETVIEQLCIDRRNPARPVRPKIISSTATTRRYKEQIKGLYARKDAALFPPPGLDAGDSFFGTYARKSDGTLHRGRLYAGINAPGLGSVLTTNVRVYSSLLQACEQFDDAGKDPWMTLLVFFNSLRELGSNLTLFQADVPEKIFRLSNQTLAAKRRFLNNIKELTGRISSSEIPGALQELEKVPGKDPYPVDVCLASNIIEVGIDVDRLSLICVAGQPKTTAQYIQVTGRIGRKWRERPGLVVTIYSPGKPRDRSHFEKFRSYHERLYAQVEPSSVTPFTSPALKRALHAVMVAYVRQAGGIQEKEKPSPYPAALIEKIIELMKFRISIVDPQENINLINAINERIAEWQAWNSTEWSSGPAAEMPSLLRYAGMYYPDMWERVSWPTPTSMRSVDAECMPEITQLYLVDNINEIRETLTDET; encoded by the coding sequence ATGAAAACGATAAAAAAGATAAAAAAGATAACCCCACAGATCAATACAGCACAGCCCGACACACCGAAGACTGACCACATTGCAAACCGTAACAGGATGGTGCTTGCTCTCAGACGTGAGATGATGGGACCCGCGCCCTTCGGCCGACCGGTCGACTGCAGCGGAGACAAAATCATCTGTGAAAATATAGAAAGTCTATATAACCCGAACGTACAGACGAAACCGTACAATGAAATATTGAAAGGTGAAAGCCCTCACAGGCGTTACGGGGTAGGTGTCCTTTATCCTGCCGGTAAACTTAATGTCGAGGATGAGGATCCTGATGAATCCGGAACTATGGCGGAGACACCCGGTGAAGAGGGAATAGCGAAAGAATGCCTTAAAAACCTGGAAAAAATTATCGACACAATAGGATCAGGCGGACCTGAAAAAGAAACGGAAGATTTTGATATCTCACTCGCAAATCTTGCAAGACCCTGCAGTATGGGTATCAGTTTCCTTGCCGAATTGAAGGATGATTGTTCTATTACAATAACAGCAAAGGGGGGACGGTACAGGCGCAGGGAAGCTGTGCATACTCGATCAGGTAAAACAGCCCTCTGGTGGTTGCGCAGTAACGTCAAAATCACCGCTTCGTTCAAGTCGGAATCAATCCTGAAAAAAAATGGTATTATACAACCCGATGTTATGCCCGTCGCAGTTAATTGCGATGGTCTCAATATCCGCATAGAACTTTTTTCCAGGCCTGCACCGTCGGATGGCGAGGGGAGTTCACATCTGCGACTGCTGACTGCATGCATTGTCAATAGAACCTGTATGAAACAGGGTGATTCTCTGGATGAAAACTGTCTCTTTCAATCCAGATTTATTGTTAAAGCGCTTGACTGTCATGGCGCCGATGTAATACATCCGTATCCGGAGCCGGAACTGCGTTCCGCCAACGAAGAGGAGCAGTCCCTGAGGCTCCTTTACCGTAAATCCCTGACATTTGCCACCGGACACGGCTGTGCTGCTGACTGGGATTCACAGGAAGGTGCAATACACGCATCCGCTGTCAAAGCCGTGCCGTTCCCCGTTTTTGAAACTGCCAGCATTACACCTCAGATTTTCAGAGAGGACGGATCAGAATTGCTTGTTTCCATGACGCCTCTTGCAGGCCTTGGCGAAAAAGATAACGGCATGTCATCTCTTGAGGAAGTGGTTGAACGTTACGGTTTATGGATTGTTAAAAAGGAAAAAGAGGTTCAGGGACTTCCTGCTGAATATACAAGTGCAGCACGCCTGCATCTTGAACAATGCAGGCGCTGTCACGAACGAATGCTCGACGGACTAAGCTATCTTAAAACAGATAAAGAGGCGGCAAAAGCTTTTCAGCTCGCAAATCATGCCATTTTGCTGCAACAGATCCGTTCATTCCGAGAAAGTCGCACTCCTGAATGGAATGAAGGGCAAAAAAGGATTCTTTTTAAAAATAAATTCATCAGTCCCGACCCGTGTAATCCCGAATACGGTCGGGGGACATGGCGTCCTTTTCAAATCGCTTTTATTCTGATGACGGTCAGGTCATGTAGTGACGATTCATCTCCTGATCCTTTCATTAAAGGATATGACAATAGAAATACGGTTGAGCTTATTTGGTTTCCTACAGGCGGTGGTAAAACAGAAGCCTATCTGGGATTGACAGCTTTTGCACTTTTCATGCGCCGCATGAAAAATAAAGAAGATACCGGCACACATGTTCTGATGCGTTATACCCTGCGTCTTCTTACCGCACAGCAGTTTCAACGTGCCGCAGGCCTGATATGTGCGATGGAAGCATTACGGCGTGACAATGAAGACCTGCTGGGGCCGCATGAATATTCGATCGGCATCTGGCTGGGAGGGGATACAACGCCGAACACCCGGCAGGAGGCAATACAGCAGTATAGAAAGCTCATCCAGGGATGGACAGATGCGGAATATAATTTTGTTCTTCTCCGCTGTCCATGGTGCGGTGCGCAAATAGGTTCTTTTGATATCAGACAGAATACCGGGCGAGGAAGAGGCAGCCGCGGCCGGAATCAGCAAAACACACAGCTGCTCGGGCTCGATCAGAGAAACAATACAATTGTACTGCACTGTGCCGATCCTGACTGCAGTTTCAGCAAAAAACTCCCTGTATATGTTATTGATGAAGATATTTATGAAAAACCTCCATCTCTCGTTATCGGTACTGTCGATAAATTTGCCATGCTTGCATGGAAGCCGGAAGCCTCTGCGTTATTCGGTATCGGGCCTGACGGTAAACGGATGACATCACCGCCCGGACTCATCATTCAGGATGAATTGCATCTTATAACAGGTCCTCTCGGTTCCATGGCCGGACTCTATGAAACAGTAATAGAACAACTCTGTATCGACCGCCGTAACCCCGCGCGGCCGGTCCGGCCGAAGATTATCAGTTCTACAGCAACCACCCGCAGATACAAAGAGCAGATAAAAGGACTTTATGCACGAAAGGATGCCGCGCTTTTCCCGCCGCCCGGACTCGATGCCGGTGATTCATTTTTCGGTACATATGCCAGAAAATCAGACGGCACGTTACATCGTGGAAGGTTATATGCAGGCATAAATGCTCCGGGACTCGGATCGGTGCTTACTACTAATGTCAGAGTATATTCATCGCTGCTTCAGGCCTGTGAACAGTTTGATGATGCCGGTAAAGATCCATGGATGACACTGCTTGTTTTTTTCAACAGTTTAAGAGAGCTGGGATCAAACTTGACGCTTTTTCAAGCCGATGTGCCTGAAAAAATATTCCGACTCAGCAATCAGACTCTAGCCGCGAAAAGGCGTTTTCTAAATAATATTAAAGAATTGACCGGCCGCATTTCAAGCAGCGAAATCCCTGGGGCGCTTCAGGAACTTGAGAAGGTGCCAGGAAAAGATCCGTACCCTGTCGACGTATGCCTTGCGTCAAATATAATAGAGGTAGGTATTGATGTTGACAGACTTTCTCTTATTTGTGTTGCCGGTCAGCCGAAAACGACCGCACAGTACATACAGGTTACGGGCCGCATTGGCAGAAAATGGCGGGAAAGGCCGGGTCTTGTTGTTACAATTTACAGTCCGGGAAAGCCCAGAGACCGGTCGCATTTTGAAAAGTTCCGGAGTTATCACGAACGGTTGTATGCACAGGTGGAGCCTTCCAGTGTCACTCCGTTTACATCACCCGCCTTGAAACGTGCATTACATGCTGTAATGGTAGCTTATGTCCGGCAGGCGGGCGGTATTCAGGAAAAAGAGAAGCCGAGTCCTTATCCCGCCGCATTGATAGAAAAAATTATTGAACTGATGAAGTTCAGAATTAGCATTGTTGACCCGCAGGAAAACATTAATCTTATTAACGCGATTAATGAAAGAATTGCCGAGTGGCAGGCCTGGAATTCAACTGAATGGAGCTCCGGCCCTGCAGCAGAAATGCCGTCTTTACTGAGATACGCCGGCATGTATTATCCCGACATGTGGGAACGTGTGTCATGGCCTACGCCCACGTCTATGCGTTCCGTTGACGCAGAATGTATGCCCGAGATAACCCAGTTGTATCTGGTAGACAATATAAATGAAATTAGGGAAACTCTGACAGATGAAACTTAA
- a CDS encoding methionine adenosyltransferase, with product MSKLKTRHIYTSESVSEGHPDKVCDQISDAILDACLEQDPVAHVGCETAVGPNLVVNLGEITCNKWDKINTQAIARKVVEDIGYDDPSEGFSHDTFNYLCAIHGQSEDINRGVDRGAAEDQGAGDQGMMFGYASNATLRFMPAPIVFAHNLLEELTRLRREKVIGYLRPDSKAQVSVLHDNGKPVEITTVVISHQTRDVPPDRIEKDLNAVAHEVLGKTGLLTNRTEFFINPTGKFVIGGPSGDSGVTGRKIIVDSYGGVGSHGGGAFSGKDPSKVDRSAAYYARYAAKNIVAAKLADKCEIQIAYAIGVAKPLSINVSTFGTGIIDEDKIARILAFGKIFDFRPAMMINDLGLTVPKGWNYRKSCNYGHFGREGFPWEKTDRVAALREAAGLK from the coding sequence ATGAGCAAATTGAAGACAAGGCACATTTACACATCGGAATCAGTTTCGGAAGGCCATCCGGACAAGGTATGCGACCAGATCTCTGACGCAATTCTGGATGCGTGCCTTGAGCAGGATCCGGTGGCGCATGTCGGATGCGAGACAGCTGTCGGTCCCAATCTTGTGGTCAACCTTGGAGAAATCACCTGCAACAAGTGGGACAAGATCAATACGCAGGCGATTGCTCGCAAGGTTGTGGAGGACATCGGTTACGATGATCCCTCCGAAGGATTCAGCCACGATACGTTCAACTACCTTTGTGCCATCCACGGCCAGTCGGAGGATATAAACAGGGGTGTTGACCGTGGGGCCGCTGAGGATCAGGGGGCGGGCGATCAAGGCATGATGTTTGGTTACGCATCAAATGCCACATTGCGGTTCATGCCCGCCCCGATCGTGTTTGCGCACAACCTGCTGGAAGAACTGACCCGTCTCCGCAGGGAGAAAGTTATCGGATACCTCCGACCCGACTCCAAGGCCCAGGTCAGCGTACTGCACGATAACGGGAAACCAGTCGAAATCACGACAGTCGTAATTTCCCATCAGACTCGCGATGTCCCGCCGGACAGGATTGAAAAGGATCTGAATGCGGTTGCGCATGAAGTGCTTGGCAAAACAGGATTGCTGACCAACCGGACTGAATTCTTTATCAACCCGACCGGTAAGTTTGTGATCGGCGGTCCCTCCGGTGATTCGGGTGTCACGGGCCGCAAGATCATCGTGGATTCGTATGGTGGCGTGGGATCGCATGGCGGAGGCGCTTTTTCCGGCAAAGACCCGTCAAAGGTGGATCGTTCCGCCGCTTATTACGCCCGTTATGCCGCCAAGAACATTGTTGCCGCGAAGCTGGCTGACAAATGCGAAATCCAGATCGCCTACGCGATAGGTGTTGCCAAACCTCTTAGCATCAATGTCAGCACCTTTGGCACGGGGATAATTGATGAGGATAAAATCGCCCGGATCCTGGCGTTTGGCAAAATCTTCGACTTCCGCCCGGCAATGATGATCAATGATCTGGGACTGACCGTGCCTAAAGGCTGGAACTACCGCAAGAGCTGCAACTACGGCCACTTCGGGCGTGAAGGCTTCCCCTGGGAAAAGACTGACCGTGTGGCTGCTCTGCGGGAAGCTGCAGGATTGAAGTAA
- a CDS encoding phosphohydrolase, with the protein MDLLDRYEALKQKVVERKTSFNRFLNIMESETTWFTSPASTRFHLAEKQGLLKHSIGVTENLLRFRECLAPAITEESCVIVGLFHDAGKLGMPGNPLYLPNDNEWMVKNRGIHYKVSPDVVAMGLAVRSLYLVAQHIQLTDAEAQAIAYHDGQYIDDNKIIAHKEEPLTVLLHWADYWTAHIYEEGRDKVSPLATDSVNY; encoded by the coding sequence ATGGACTTACTTGATCGTTATGAAGCGTTAAAACAAAAAGTCGTGGAGAGGAAGACTTCTTTTAACAGATTCCTCAATATCATGGAGAGTGAGACCACCTGGTTCACCTCTCCGGCGAGCACGAGGTTTCATCTGGCAGAGAAGCAGGGACTCCTGAAACATAGTATCGGCGTCACCGAAAACCTCCTGCGGTTCCGCGAATGTCTTGCCCCGGCAATAACAGAAGAAAGCTGTGTCATCGTTGGCCTGTTTCATGATGCGGGGAAACTGGGGATGCCCGGCAACCCACTATATTTGCCCAACGATAATGAATGGATGGTAAAAAACCGGGGGATACACTATAAGGTCAGTCCTGACGTGGTGGCGATGGGGCTGGCTGTTCGCAGTCTTTACCTTGTGGCACAACACATCCAGCTTACAGACGCTGAAGCGCAGGCCATTGCCTATCATGATGGACAATATATTGATGATAACAAGATCATCGCCCACAAAGAGGAACCTTTAACGGTTCTCCTTCACTGGGCGGACTACTGGACGGCGCATATTTATGAAGAGGGAAGAGATAAGGTATCTCCTCTCGCTACCGACAGTGTTAACTACTAA
- a CDS encoding very short patch repair endonuclease: protein MVDHLSPEKRSWNMSRVRSKDTGPEMKVRRLLFSMGFRYRINVKTLPGKPDIVLKKWNTVIFVHGCFWHRHKGCKDTTTPKTKTEWWLEKFKKNVTNDQKKRQALEELDWKVLVVWECETNQNDELLKERLYRRIVKNVY from the coding sequence ATGGTTGATCATCTTTCCCCGGAAAAACGCTCATGGAATATGAGCAGAGTCAGATCCAAAGACACCGGTCCTGAAATGAAAGTCAGGAGACTGCTTTTTTCAATGGGATTTCGCTACAGGATTAATGTGAAGACCCTTCCGGGCAAACCGGATATTGTATTGAAGAAATGGAATACGGTAATATTTGTCCACGGCTGTTTCTGGCATCGTCACAAAGGATGCAAAGATACGACCACACCCAAAACAAAAACTGAATGGTGGCTGGAAAAATTCAAGAAGAATGTTACAAACGATCAAAAAAAACGCCAAGCCCTTGAAGAATTGGACTGGAAAGTGCTTGTGGTCTGGGAATGCGAAACGAACCAGAATGATGAATTATTAAAAGAAAGGCTCTATAGAAGGATAGTGAAAAATGTTTATTGA